The nucleotide window TGACAATTAAAGATCTAGTCGGAAATTATACTATAATTGGGAGTAATCAAGACACAGAAGAAAGTACCTATAAAGGCATTCTCAGCTTAAGTTTAGATGATAATAATAGAATTATTGCTAAGTGGATTATTAATAATGATCAAGAGCAATATGGATCAGGTTTTTTTAAAGATTCTATTTTGGTTATTAACTTTAATTATCTTGGAGAGAATCAAATTATTTATAAAGGAGTTGTGGTTTACAGATGTATAAATAAAGACATACTAGATGGTTTTTGGTCTGAAAAGCACGGAAACCCATTATATTTAGGTGAAGAACGATGTTTTAGAATAAAAGATGAAAATGAACTTTTAAATTAAATGAATACGATGCAATGTCCATGTAATCCATCTATAAAATATAAAAATTGCTGTCAAAAAGCACATCAAAATATTAACTTAGCTATATCTGCTGAAAATTTAATGCGCTCAAGATACAGTGCTTTTGTACTAGGTAATATTGATTATCTACAAAAGAGTCATCATAGCAGTACAAGACCAAATAAAAAAGAGAAAAAAGAAATTTTAAAATGGTCTAAATCGGTTCAATGGATTAAACTTGAAGTTTTAAAAACATTTAGAGGTACTTCTATCGATAGTGTTGGAAATGTAGAATTCAAAGCTTTTTTTATGGAAAATGGGAAAATAGAAGTTATCCATGAAAACTCTCTTTTCCATAAAGAAAATAATCATTGGGTTTATGTAGAGGCTATATAAAACACTCATTTACAAAAATTTTAACATAATTTAACATTTTAATTTGTAACAAGATCAAGTTTTATTCTTCTTAATTATATATACGTATTACAATATAGTGTTGAGAGGAGAGGTTTTCTTATTGAAGTTGGCCTTTCCTCTTTCCCTTTTTAATATTTTCATATTAACTAAAAAACTACAACTATCTAGTTAACCACATTTAACTTTACATGGATAAAAACAATCATAAACACTATTAAATCAACTACTTATACTAATTTTAACATTTAAGTTGTAACAATTTTAAGTTTCAATCTTCTAACTTATATATACGTGTTACAATATAGCGTTGAGAGGAGAGGTTTTCTTATTAAAGTTGGCCTTTCCTCTTTCCCTTTTTAATATAGTCATATTAACTAAAAAACTACAACTGTCTATTCAATCACTTTTAAATTTACAAGCAGAAAAAAAACATAAACACTATTAAATCAACTACTTATATTAATTTTAACATTTAAGTTGTAACAATTTTAAGTTTCAATCTTCTAATATATATACGTATTACAATATAGCGTTGAGAGGAGAGGTTTTCTTATTAAAGTTGGCCTTTCCTCTTCCCCTTTTTAATATGTAATGTTTATTGAAAAAGTAACAGCCAATTATTTTATAATTATAAATTAAAAAAGCTGAATAATTTTAAATTATTCAGCTTTTTATAAAAATTCTATATTTCAGTTAAAGAGAGTTTTTTTGTGCTCTTTAAAACCTATATGATAATCCAACTATAATTTGGTTTACTCTTGTATCAAAATTAACATTTGGAGCTCCATTACTATTAATTAATTGTGATTCAGTATCTGAAAAAGCTCTTTCCCATCTTACATCTAATCCTATCTTACCTAATTCAACACCAGCACCTAATTGAAGTCCAACTGTAAAACCACTTACATCAGTTTTTACATCGTTTAAACTTTTTAAACTAAAATCCCCATCAATAATGTATTGAAAAGATGGACCTACAAAAACATGGGCTACCTTTAAAAATTTTTTACCTAATAATACAGGTATATCAATTTTTTGAAAATTATAACTAGCTATTTCATCTGAATTTTTAGCTGATATTTCACTTTTTAAAGATGTATATACCAACTCAGGCTGAACATACAAACCAATTACAGGAATTTTTATACGTGATAAAACCCCAATATGAAATCCAGTTTTACTCTTAGCACCGTCTAAAACATCTGTTTTTACCTCTTGAAAAGAATCAGAATTGTAATTAATCCCCCCTTTAATACCAAACTGTATTTGTGATTGAGAAACTTGAACAACTCCTAATAAAAACAAAACTAATATTGCTATTTTTTTCATAATCTAAATAATTTAAATTTATTTGTTTAACGAATTTTAATTTATATTATTTTCTTTTAATTACTTTTTCTACGGCAGCAATGATAGCCACATCATTTAATCCGTACTTCGCCATTAACTGATCTGGTGTTGCAGATTCACCAAAACTATCATTAACAGCTACAAATTCTTGAGGTGAAGGATTATTTGTAGCTAAACAACGTGCTACACTCTCTCCCAAGCCTCCATATTTATTATGTTCTTCTGCAGTTACTACACAACCAGTTTTAGCTACAGATTCTAAAATAGCTTCTTCATCTAAAGGCTTTATAGTATGTATGTTTATAACTTCAGCAGATATTCCTTTTTCTTCTAGTTGTTCTGCAGCTTGTAATGCTTCCCATACTAAATGACCTGTAGCTACTATTGTAACATCAGTACCTTCAGTAAGCTTAATTGCTTTCCCAATAACAAATGGTTCATCTGTCATAAATACAGGTACTTTTGGTCGTCCAAAACGTAAATATACAGGGCCTTCATGCTCAGCTATAGCAAGAGTAGCTGCTTTAGTTTGACTATAATCACAAGTATTAATTACTGTCATACCTGGTAACATTTTCATTAATCCAATATCTTCTAATATTTGGTGTGTAGCTCCGTCTTCTCCTAAAGTAAGACCTGCATGCGATGCACATACTTTTACATTTTTATCAGAATACGCTATAGATTGACGAATTTGATCGTATACACGACCTGTTGAAAAGTTAGCAAAGGTTCCTGTAAATGGAATTTTTCCTCCAATAGTAAGCCCAGCTGCGATTCCCATCATATTTGCTTCAGCAATTCCAACTTGATAAAAACGTTCTGGATGATTTTTTTCAAAATCATTCATCTTTAACGAACCGGTTAAATCGGCACATAGAGCTACGACATTAGGATTTGTTTTTCCTAATTCAGTTAACCCATCGCCAAATCCTGAACGGGTATCTTTTTTTTCAGTGTAAGTATATTTCTTCATTAGTATGTGTTGTAAATACGGTTCAAAAATAATCTTTTAAAAAATAATTAAGTTATAATTTCATTAATTCTTTATAAAGTTTATGAACAGGGAACCCCATAACAGTAAAATAACTACCTTCAATTTTAGTTATTCCTATTTTTCCTATCCATTCTTGAATCCCATAAGCTCCTGCTTTATCATACGGTTTGTATGTAGTAATGTAATAATCAATCTCTTCTTTTGTTAATTTTTTAAAATATACTTTTACTGAATCGTTAATTACTTTCTTAAAATTTTTATTTAAAATACAAACAGATGTAATTACCTCGTGCACGTTATTTGATAACCTGCTAAGCATATCAAAAGCATCTTCATAATTTTTAGGTTTCCCTAGTGCAATATCATCTATCCATACAATAGTATCAGAAGTAATAATTAATTCATCTTTTTCTATACTTTTCTCAAAAGCTTTAGACTTCAATTCAGCTAAAAAATCAGTAATTTCATACGATTTTAAATTATTTGGATACACTTCATCTACCTCTTTAAGTTTAATTGTAAAATCGACATCCAAATCTTTCAAAAGCTCGTGCCTTCTAGGTGAACCTGAAGCTAAAATAACTTTATAGTTTTTTAATTTATTTGATAACATATTTAAAATAGTAAGCAATAATAGGAATACTCATAACAGCTAAAGTGTAAACTATATTAGATTTTTTTAGCAAAGCCTTATAGTCATTATCACTTCTTGCACTTAATAAATAATAAATGAAGTATAATTCAGGAAAGGTACCTAATAATAAAATTGTTGAGAGTATAAATTTATTTTGAATAAATGAAATTGCAAATCCCAATACAACTATACTTGTTAAAATTGAAATAATTAAAATCATTGTTTTTGTTCTTCTTCTCCCTAAAACTATTGGAATTGTTTGGTGATTATAAGTATAATCATGATTAATATTTATAATATCTTTTATACTTTCCCTAACAATATTCCCCATAAATGATAGCGAAATATAGAATATCGTTATAAGTTGAAATTTAAATAATAACTCCCATTGTTCTGTTGTTAAATTCACGGGTAAATCACACCACCATACTAAAAGTACACTATATGCCTTAATAAATGAATTTATAATGTTGGTGAAAATTGTTTTTTTTAAAACATACAAAGAATATAAAGCTATTACACACATATTAAAAACACCAATAAAACCATAATAAGGTTTATTGATATTAAAAGACAATATAAAACCTATAAAAACACTAGTAAGAGCTATAATAACCCCTATTTTTTTTGCCTTCTGAATTGGATACTTTGGAAATTTAACTTCCTTCTTTCTTGCGTAATAGTTTATTAAAAAACCGGCAGCTAATACTCCAACTGTAGATAATTGTAGTAAAAATAAATCAAAAAAAGAAAGTTTGGTTTTAAAACCATAACCATGTAAAAAAAACATTTTAAATAAAAACTGAATAAATGCTATGTACAATAGATTTTTCCATTTTATAATATTTAAAAAAATTTTAGTCATTAATTAAAATTCTTTTTTATTCTAGCTAAATCTCTTTTGCTATCACGATCTTTCATCGTTTCCCTTTTATCATGTGTCTTCTTACCTTTTGCTAAAGCTACGTCTAATTTAGCCCAGCCATTTTCATTAATAAAAAGTCTTAAAGGAACAATTGTATTCCCTTTAGCTTCAACTTCTCTAGCTAATTTTTTCAACTCTCTTTTATTCAATAACAAACGCCTTTCACTTTTAGGATTGTGATTAAATTGATTACCGAAAGCATACTCTTCAATATACATATTAATAACAAAAAGTTCTCCTTTATCATTAAATTCACAAAAACTTTCTGTAATTCTTGCTTTGCTATGACGTATCGACTTTATTTCCGTTCCAGTAAGCTGAATTCCTGCAGTATATTTATCTATAATCTCGTATTCAAAACGAGCTTTTTTATTCTGTATGTTTATATTTTTTTGCATAATCAAAAACAAATATACTTATAAATTTAAGGTTTAAAGTAAAAATAATAAACTATGGTTAATAGGCACATTTTAAGTATTCTTTTTCGTTTTTTTTTAATTAAAAATAAATAATTATAATAAATCTTATTTTAAAAGCACAAAAAAATGCTCTGAAATAAATTCAGAGCATTTTAGATATTCACATATGTTTTATGCTTATTCAGCCATTATAGCTTCAGCTACTTTTTTATAAGTACCATTTTCAAGTTTCTCTCTAATTGCAGAAAAAGCTATTATAGTTTCTTCTACATCTTCTACTGTATGACGAGCTGTTGGTATTAATCGTAATATAATCAATCCTTTTGGTATTACTGGATACACTACTATTGAACAAAATACTCCATGATTTTCACGTAAATCTTGAACCATAGCCATAGCTTCTGGTATTTCTCCTTTTAAATACACAGGAGTAATACATGTTTGAGTAGTACCTAAATCGAAACCAGCGTTACGTAAGCCAGATTGTAATGCATTCGTTATTTTCCATAAGTTCTCTTTCAACTCTGGCATTGTACGAATCATATCTAAACGTTTTAATGCTCCTTTTACCATTGGCATTGGTAATGATTTTGCAAACATTTGAGATCGCATATTGTATTGAAGATATTGAATTACATCTTTATCTCCTGCAAAAAATGCACCTATACCCGCCATAGATTTTGCAAATGTTGCAAAATAAACATCAATACCATCTTGTACACCTTGTTCAAAACCAGTACCTCGACCTCCTTCTCCTAAGGTTCCAAAACCATGAGCATCATCTACTAATAAACGGAAATTATATTTTTCTTTTAAGGCAACTATCTCTGCTAAACGACCTTGTTCTCCTCTCATTCCAAATACACCTTCAGAAACTAACAAAATTCCTCCTCCAGTCTTTTCTGCCATTTTAGTTGCTCTCATCAAATTCTTTTCGCAACTCTCAATATCATTATGTCTATATACAAAACGTTTTCCTGCATGTAAACGAACTCCGTCAATAATACAAGCATGAGTATCCATATCATACACAATAATATCATCTTTTGATACTAAAGCATCAATAGCTGAAACCATACCTTGATATCCAAAATTCACTAAATAAGAAGATTCTTTCCCTACAAATTCAGCACACTCTTGCTCTAATTGCTCATGATATTTTGTATGCCCAGACATCATACGCGCTCCCATAGGGTATGCCATTCCGTCTTTAGCTGCAGAATCACCATCTACTTTCAATACATCAGGATGATTTGCTAAACCTAAATAATCGTTAATACTCCAAGTAATTACTTTTTTTCCATTGAAAGACATTCGGTTTGATATTGGCCCTTCTAATTTAGGAAACACATAATATCCTTCTGCAATATCAGCCCATTTTCCTAAAGGTCCTTTATCCCCTTTTATTCTTTCAAATAAATCTTTAATCATTTTTACCTTTTGTTTTATATGTTGCGAAAGTAAACTTTTTTAAGACCATATCAAAAAAACTTAACTTATCTCTTACTTCAGTTTCACTACTAAATCACTAGCATCAACCAAGGATCCTGCTTCTAATAGAACTTTATCAATAATACCTGAAGAAATAGCTGTTACTGTTGTTTCCATTTTCATGGCTTCAATAATAAATAACGGCTGATTTTCTTTTACTTCTTCTCCGTTTTTAACTAATACTGTTGACAATAAACCTTGCAAAGGAGCTCCTATTTGTTTTTCATCTTCTGCATCTGCTTTCACATTTTCTATTTTATCAACTTTTACGGAATTATCTTTAATAGATACATTTCTCATTTGTCCGTTAATCTTAAAGAAAACATTTATAAAGCCATTCTCATCTGGCTCGCTCTTTTGCATTAATGAAATTAACACTTTCTTTCCTGATTCAATATCAACCATAATTTCTTCCCCTACTTCCATTCCAAATAAAAAGTTTTTAGTTGGAATATTCATTACGTTACCAAATTTTAAATGGTTGTTATAGGCATCAGTAAACACTTTTGGATACAATTTAAATGATAAGAAATCAGTAATTTCTAACTCTCTTCCCATTCCTTTTCCAAATTGTCTTTTGAAATCTTTAAATTCTTTTTCAAAATCAATTGGCTCTAAATGTGCGTTTGGCCTATCTGTATACGGTTCTTCATTTTTTAAAATGATTTTTTGAAGTTTATCAGGAAAACCACCAACTGGCTGTCCTAAATCTCCTTTAAAAAAACTAATTACAGATTGTGGGAATGAAATAGTATCTCCTCTTTCCATTACATCTTTAACTGTTAAATCATTACTTATCATATATTGAGCCATATCACCTACCACTTTTGAACTAGGTGTTACTTTTACAATATCTCCAAACATTGTATTTACCTCTCCATACATTTTCGTTACCTCTGTAAACTTATCTTCCAACCCTAAAGCAATAGCTTGCCCTTTTAAATTTGAATATTGCCCTCCTGGAATTTCATGTTCATAAACTTCACCAGTTCCTGATTTTAATCCTGATTCGAAAGGATAGTAATATCCTCTTACTGCTTCCCAATAGTTCGAGTACTCTGATAATTTCTCGGTGTTTAAAAGATTTTCTCTTTCATTAAATCGTAACATTTCAACCATTGAGTTAAAATTTGGTTGTGATGTTAATCCAGACAATCCTCCTAATGCTACATCAACAACATCTACACCAGCTTCTATAGCCTTTAAATACGTTGCAGATTGAACCGAAGATGTATCGTGAGTATGTAAATGGATAGGAATATTAATTTCTGATTTTAATGCACTTATTAATTCATATGCTGCTTGTGGCTTTAATAACCCAGCCATATCTTTTACTCCTAAAATATGTGCTCCTGCGTTTTCTATATCTTTTGCTAATTGCAAGTAATATTTTAAATCATACTTAGTTTTATTTGGATTCAAAATATCCCCAGTATAACAAATAGAAGCTTCTGCTAATCCATTGGTTCTATTTCTTACATGTTTAATACATGGTTCTATAGATTTCATCCAGTTTAATGAATCAAAAATTCTAAAAACATCTACTCCAGTTTCCCATGATTTTTCTACAAATTTTTCAACTAAATTATCTGGATACGCTGTATATCCAACTCCATTAGACCCTCTAATTAACATTTGTAATAAAACATTAGGCATTGCTTTTCTTAATAATGCTAATCGTTCCCATGGATTTTCCTGTAAAAATCGTAAACAAACATCAAAAGTTGCACCTCCCCATACTTCCATACTAAATATCTCTGGATGATTCTTTGCATATCCTTCAGCTACTTTTAGCATATCTGTAGTTCTCATTCGTGTTGCCAACAAACTTTGATGTGCATCACGCATAGTTGTATCTGTAAAATGAATTTTCTTTTCATTCTTTAACCACTGTGCAAACTTTTCAGGTCCCAGCTCAGTTAATAAATCTTTGGTTCCTTTCGCATAATTTTCTGTTTTTGAAAACTTAGGAACCTTAGGTACAGTAAACTGATGACTTTTATTTATTTTTTTAACATCTGGGTTTCCATTTACAATTACCTCTCCTAAAAAATTAATGAGCTTATTAGCTCTGTTTTTAGGTTCTTTAAATTCAAATAGTTTAGGTTCATTTTTTATAAAATTAACTGTAACCTCTCCTTTTCTAAATGTTTCGTGATGTAATATATTTTCAAGAAAAGCTATATTTGTTTTTACACCTCTTACTCTAAACTCGACTAAAGCTCTTAACATCTTCCTACAAGCACCATCTAATGTTCTACTTCTTGCAGAAACTTTCACTAACATAGAATCAAAGAATGGCGATATTTTCACCCCTTGATATATACTTCCAGCATCTAATCTAATTCCAAATCCAGATGCACTTCTATACGTTGAAACTGTTCCATAATCTGGTTTGAAATCATTTGCAGGGTCTTCCGTTGTAACTCTACATTGTAATGCATATCCTGTAATTACAATTGACTCTTGACTTGGGATTTTTATTTGTTTATCTGCTAATTTATAACCTCCAGCTATAAACAGTTGCGTTTTCACTAAATCAATATTCGTTACCATTTCAGTAACAGTATGCTCTACCTGAATACGTGGATTTACTTCTATAAAATATACACTACCATCGTCATCTACCAAAAATTCAACAGTACCTATATTGTTATAGTTTACTGCTTTACAAATATCAATAGCATAAGTATATAAATCATTTTTAATTTTATCTGTTAAACCAAATGAAGGGGCAAATTCTATAACTTTTTGGTACCGTCTTTGAACAGAGCAATCTCTTTCATATAAATGCACAATGTTTCCATAAGTATCTGCAACTATTTGGATTTCTATATGCTTTGGGTTTTCAACATATTTTTCCAAGAAAACAGTATCATCTCCAAAAGCATTTAATGATTCTCTTCTTGCCTCTGGAAAAGATTTTTTCAACTCTTCATCACTTCTAATAACACGCATACCTCTACCTCCACCTCCAGAAGCTGCTTTTAACATAATTGGATATCCAATTTTTTTTGCTTCAGATAAAGCTATATCAATTGAGTTTAAATCTTCTTGACTGCTTTGAATAATTGGCACATTATTAGCAACTGCAACTTCTTTTGCTGTGATTTTATCTCCTAAAGCTTTTAATACCGACACTTTTGGTCCAATGAAAATAATTCCATTCTCTTCACATTTCTGGGCAAATTCAGCATTTTCAGATAAAAAACCATATCCAGGATGAATAGCATCTACATTATTTTCTACAGCTACTTTAATAATAGCCTCAATATCTAAATAAGGCTTTAAGGGCTCATTATCTTCACCTATTTGATAACATTCATCTGCCTTATAACGGTGTAAAGAATACCTATCTTCATAAGTATAAATACCAACAGTTTTTATTCCTACCTCAACGCAGGCTCTAAATACTCTAATAGCTATTTCTCCCCTGTTAGCTACTAGTACTTTTTGAATTTTCATTGTGCTTTGTGTTTGTTAATGTGTTTGTTAGCGTGTTTTATAAATTGCTCTCCAAATTTAGTTTTTAATTTACATTTTTATAAGTAAAATCGATATTTTACTTATAAAAAAACATTAATTTAACACATTATCAAAATAAGTGTAATAAAAAACTACTTTATCATTTTTTTATTAAATAATTATCAATTTAACAATTAAAATCAGATACTATTTTAACAATCTTCCCAAATTCTTTTTTACACAAAAAAAAGGAAGCTTGATTAAGCTTCCTTTTTAAATATTCTATCCTAGAACTTTTCTTTTTTCTCCAACTTCATCTATAAATGGTTGTTTATATAATCTGGTATTTAATGCTCTATAAATCGCATTAGAAACCGCACCTCCAGCCGGAGGTAACCCAGGCTCTCCCAATCCAGTTGGAGACAACTCATTTTGAACAAAATGCACTTCTACTTTTGGCGTTTCATTCATTCTTATTAAACGATAAGTATCGAAGTTTTTATTTGATGGTTTTCCATTTTCAAAAGTCAAATTTCCATACATAGCATGTCCAATTCCATCTATAACTCCTCCTTGAATTTGGTTAATTGCTCCTGTTGGGTTTACAATTATACCACAATCTACAGCTGCAACAACTTTAGTAACAACAGGCACACCATTTTTCAGCTCTACTTCTGCCAATTCTGCTACATGGGTATTATGGCTATAATAAGCCGAAAAACCTTGAAAAACACCTTCTTTAGACTTTCCCCAACCACCTTTTTCAGCAGCTAATTTAATCGTGTTCTCCATCCTTTCTCCAGAATACTCTATTTTTTCATCTGCATTATCTTTTACATTCTGCAATAGTTCAATTCTTAACTGAACTGGATCTTTCCCCATTTCTTGTGCTAATTCATCGAAAAAACTTTGTTCTGCAAATGCTAAAAAGTTAGTGTAAGGAGCCCTCCATGCACCTGTAGTAATATTACTTTTATAATTACCACTAGACACTTTATAATTTGAAATACACCCTGCAGGAAAAAAATGTGGAATTAATCCATACATATTACTGTTTATCGCTGCTTCTTTTAAATGATATCCAGTAATTTCTCCATCCTTTAAAGAAGCTGAAATTCTATATTTTATTGCTGGTCGATAAATACCATCTGTCATATCATCTTCTCTAGAAAAAATAACCTTTACAGGTTTTTTAGCCAAACTAGAAACTTCAGCAGCCTCTAAAGCAAAATCTCCATATAAGCGACGTCCAAATCCACCCCCCATTCTTGTCATTTCTAATTCAATTTCCTCTTCTTTTCTTTTTAGTAAATTAGCAACTCTTCCTGCCGTCCATTGTGGAGTTTGAATTGGCCCTACTAAATGTACTTTTTCATCAGTTACATCTGCATAAAAATTCATTGGTTCTAAACAATTATGGGGCAAAAAAGGAGAATGATAAGTTCTTTCTATTACTTTATCAGCCTCTGAAAAAGCTTTTTTAACATTCCCATCTTCTCTACGAACATCTAACTTTTCATTATCAAGAATTCCATTTAAAATCTTATCATGTTCTAAAGTGCTTTCTAACTCTCCAGCATCTTTCCAAACAGCTTTAATTGCTTTTTTTCCTTTCATTGCTGCCCAAGTATTTTTACCCAAAACTGCAACTTTATCACCAAACCTTAAAACTTCAAGTACTCCTGTTACTTTTTTTGCTTCACTGTCATCAAAACTTTCTAATTTTTGACCAAAAGCAGGTGGACGCAAAACTGATGCATATAACATATTTTCAGCTTTATAATCTAATCCGAAAAGTGGTTTCCCTGTTGTGATCTTATCTAAGTCTACATTTACAGCATCAGTACCTATAATTGTATATTCAGAAGGTTTCTTTAATTCTACTTTTTCAGGTACTTCCAATAGAGCTGCTTCTTTAACAACCTCTCCATAACCTATAGTTTCTCCTTTATCATTTGTAATAATTCCTTTAGATGCTTTACAAGTAGAAGAATCAACTCCCCACTTTGTAGCAGCTGCATTTATTAACATCTGTTTTGTAGTAGCTCCTGTTTGTCGTAAAGCATCCCAACCTTTACGTATAGATTGGCTCCCGCCTGCTACTTGGCGTGTATATTCCTTTTTATTATATTTTGCTTGAACTACATGTACTTTATCCCACTCAACATCTAATTCCTCTGCAATAATCATTGGCATTGATGTTTTTACACCCTGGCCTATTTCTGGATTAGGAGAATAGATTGTGACATAACCATTATCTGATATTTTTATAAATGCATTAAAGTCATTAAAATTTAGATTTTCTATATCAATAGAAGGCTTTACATTTGGTTTACACGCTGTAAATAAATTAAAGCCTATCATAATCCCTCCACTTGCTAAAGCAGATGTTCTTAAAAAATTCCTTCTACTAAATGTTAGTTTATTTTCTTTTGAGTTCATCTTGGTAGTATTTATGACATTTTTTCTGCTGCTATAGCAATTGCTTTTTCTATTCTATTGTAAGAAGCACACCTGCAAATATTTCCATGCATTGCTTCGCGAATTTCTTGTGTATTGGGGCTTGGGTTTTCTTTTAAAAAAGAAGCGGCTGTCATTATTTGACCTGCTTGACAATAACCACACTGAGGTACATCAACTTCTTTCCATGCATTTTGCAAAGGATGAGTTCCTTCTTTAGAAAGCCCTTCAATAGTTGTTATCTCTTCTTTATCTATAGCAGAAACTTGTAATTGACAACTTCTCATAGCTTTGCCATCAACATGAATTGTACAAGCGCCACATTGAGCTATTCCACAACCAAATTTGGTTCCTACCATATTTAATTCATCACGCAATATCCAGAGTAAAGGTGTATCAGAATCGGCTGTAACAGTAACCAATTCTTCATTAATTTTTAGAGTATAAGTTGGCATTTTTAAGTAGTTTTTGTTTCGTTGAGTGTAAGTTACAAAAAAATTGCTGTTTTATATTTAAATGCATAATTTTAAGAAAACTTTAATCTACTTATATAAATAATATCTTTTTTTACAAGAAGCTAGTACTATTATAAGTTATAAATTTGCAACTTACTTTTATTATCATGAGTTTAAACAAGCATTTATTTTATAATTATTTACAGGAACTTGGTTTTTCAATTAATACTTCTAAATACTTAAATCTATTTATTTTACTAATTTTATTTTTAATTGCTATTTATGTTATTGATATAATTACCAGAAAAGTATTTCAAAGTATTTCAGTTCGAATTGCTAAAACATCAAAAACAAATTTTGATGATATATTATTAGCTAACAAGCTTCCTACTAATATTGCACATCTTATTCCTGTCTTTTTAT belongs to Tenacibaculum sp. MAR_2010_89 and includes:
- a CDS encoding UbiA family prenyltransferase — translated: MTKIFLNIIKWKNLLYIAFIQFLFKMFFLHGYGFKTKLSFFDLFLLQLSTVGVLAAGFLINYYARKKEVKFPKYPIQKAKKIGVIIALTSVFIGFILSFNINKPYYGFIGVFNMCVIALYSLYVLKKTIFTNIINSFIKAYSVLLVWWCDLPVNLTTEQWELLFKFQLITIFYISLSFMGNIVRESIKDIININHDYTYNHQTIPIVLGRRRTKTMILIISILTSIVVLGFAISFIQNKFILSTILLLGTFPELYFIYYLLSARSDNDYKALLKKSNIVYTLAVMSIPIIAYYFKYVIK
- a CDS encoding aminotransferase class I/II-fold pyridoxal phosphate-dependent enzyme, which codes for MKDLFERIKGDKGPLGKWADIAEGYYVFPKLEGPISNRMSFNGKKVITWSINDYLGLANHPDVLKVDGDSAAKDGMAYPMGARMMSGHTKYHEQLEQECAEFVGKESSYLVNFGYQGMVSAIDALVSKDDIIVYDMDTHACIIDGVRLHAGKRFVYRHNDIESCEKNLMRATKMAEKTGGGILLVSEGVFGMRGEQGRLAEIVALKEKYNFRLLVDDAHGFGTLGEGGRGTGFEQGVQDGIDVYFATFAKSMAGIGAFFAGDKDVIQYLQYNMRSQMFAKSLPMPMVKGALKRLDMIRTMPELKENLWKITNALQSGLRNAGFDLGTTQTCITPVYLKGEIPEAMAMVQDLRENHGVFCSIVVYPVIPKGLIILRLIPTARHTVEDVEETIIAFSAIREKLENGTYKKVAEAIMAE
- a CDS encoding Maf family nucleotide pyrophosphatase, whose product is MLSNKLKNYKVILASGSPRRHELLKDLDVDFTIKLKEVDEVYPNNLKSYEITDFLAELKSKAFEKSIEKDELIITSDTIVWIDDIALGKPKNYEDAFDMLSRLSNNVHEVITSVCILNKNFKKVINDSVKVYFKKLTKEEIDYYITTYKPYDKAGAYGIQEWIGKIGITKIEGSYFTVMGFPVHKLYKELMKL
- a CDS encoding porin family protein, whose translation is MKKIAILVLFLLGVVQVSQSQIQFGIKGGINYNSDSFQEVKTDVLDGAKSKTGFHIGVLSRIKIPVIGLYVQPELVYTSLKSEISAKNSDEIASYNFQKIDIPVLLGKKFLKVAHVFVGPSFQYIIDGDFSLKSLNDVKTDVSGFTVGLQLGAGVELGKIGLDVRWERAFSDTESQLINSNGAPNVNFDTRVNQIIVGLSYRF
- a CDS encoding YchJ family protein; the protein is MNTMQCPCNPSIKYKNCCQKAHQNINLAISAENLMRSRYSAFVLGNIDYLQKSHHSSTRPNKKEKKEILKWSKSVQWIKLEVLKTFRGTSIDSVGNVEFKAFFMENGKIEVIHENSLFHKENNHWVYVEAI
- the smpB gene encoding SsrA-binding protein SmpB, which translates into the protein MQKNINIQNKKARFEYEIIDKYTAGIQLTGTEIKSIRHSKARITESFCEFNDKGELFVINMYIEEYAFGNQFNHNPKSERRLLLNKRELKKLAREVEAKGNTIVPLRLFINENGWAKLDVALAKGKKTHDKRETMKDRDSKRDLARIKKNFN
- a CDS encoding transketolase family protein, which translates into the protein MKKYTYTEKKDTRSGFGDGLTELGKTNPNVVALCADLTGSLKMNDFEKNHPERFYQVGIAEANMMGIAAGLTIGGKIPFTGTFANFSTGRVYDQIRQSIAYSDKNVKVCASHAGLTLGEDGATHQILEDIGLMKMLPGMTVINTCDYSQTKAATLAIAEHEGPVYLRFGRPKVPVFMTDEPFVIGKAIKLTEGTDVTIVATGHLVWEALQAAEQLEEKGISAEVINIHTIKPLDEEAILESVAKTGCVVTAEEHNKYGGLGESVARCLATNNPSPQEFVAVNDSFGESATPDQLMAKYGLNDVAIIAAVEKVIKRK